From a single Nostoc edaphicum CCNP1411 genomic region:
- the nrtS gene encoding nitrate/nitrite transporter NrtS produces the protein MRHKNIVRQYLFSLFDRQWMLTALKVALIIGSLLFTINHGWALWTGQMTYQRWISAILTYIVPFMVNIHGQYIARKGCIAKNGNCSQELKR, from the coding sequence ATGAGGCATAAGAACATTGTAAGACAATATTTATTTAGCTTATTTGATCGCCAGTGGATGCTAACTGCCTTGAAAGTAGCCCTAATAATAGGATCTCTCCTGTTCACAATCAATCATGGTTGGGCGCTGTGGACTGGTCAAATGACATATCAGCGTTGGATTTCTGCAATTTTGACTTATATTGTTCCTTTTATGGTAAATATTCATGGTCAATATATTGCTAGAAAAGGGTGTATTGCAAAAAATGGTAACTGTTCACAGGAGTTGAAACGCTAA